From the genome of Phlebotomus papatasi isolate M1 chromosome 2, Ppap_2.1, whole genome shotgun sequence:
aaaattcgCCGCGGCgcgcattaaaaatttttggcggCGGCGGCTAAGCAAAAATCGCGGCGGCTCGCGCCGAGCGGCTAAAATCGGCTTGGCGCACATCTctactctgtggtgacgttcccattttccatccttctgcgttgtgaatggcaatttttggagtaatgtcagttttatgaacagccattggaggagcaagttcgccagtagctgacaccctgaggagtactgtgatacattgcttcggtcctgaatttttaagagatggaactacacgtgaacctctcctggacaggacatttccatcttccggtgtcaaaaagaaggcactttcgtcgcaattaaaaacacggtctggtaaaatgctcagaaggttgtgttctgtgaaatatccaagaaaacattccgtgaggtcttcagcagtgacagtagctctttccaatgagaaggattttggcttgcgcatgctgagctctggatgacgcttaagaaaattcctgaactaaacgtctccgggtcttccagctgtaaaatggtttggaattttgtagacctcacagatgagtttaacgctgtccggaacttgttccttcccgatgggatgccagccatccgcacatcccaggatccatttgacaagttctttttcctgttcttttgaaagaattgttggcctgccattggggcactcttccgggtatctgccggtcaatttgttgtgcagtgttgttcttgggacattaaatgttttggatgcatatgctatggtagaaccatctcgtacacactgcaaggcattcctaataccttccttagagtcgggcttgtccttataggtctttttttttgttccctttggcatctgaaacagaaaaagagtcctgaacaatgcaaattctgaaccaaaacattgactttcaccgcatccgacatacatcgaaatgtaaacattcacaaaaatcacttatttctgtatgaattatttatattatcaataaactcttactcaccttgtagatcaataactacactaacttttattaataattttgattgcaaataatgttttattatatagaaaaaacactaaactttttccagcgacgagctgtcaacagcaaaattttctcagaaattaaatttttagtacacaacccagctgacccgagcttaaaaaatatttctcttacccacttattaaaccgataaaaatataatttttggtttttcttaaagtagaatagttataatatgatacttcagtaattaattacagaaataaaaatataaattatattttaagtggatgtatcggagttaaatcggtcgcggcgtccgagttttgcaatcgtcggagttacatggccttactataaatatttttagaacgaaaattatttaagaattgTCCTGTATATTTTCAGCGAATATGGTTCATAATCGTTTAGCTAATGATTCCTTAAGTTTTAAATTATGATTCAGCGCTAGTGTTTCTTTTCAGTCGTGATTATAGAGGGCAAATGGTTTGAGACACGTACTGGAGGTATTAAGGACACCTTCATAAATCTAAAGTAATAAAAGTTACTTACCTGCAATTTTTGataatcttttcaaaaaagtATTACAAATCACAAATATTCCGATTAACTTATGGTGCAGTTGTAGACCATGGAATAGTTTCATTAAGTATATTTATTTAACCACATTTCATATGTATCATTTGATAATTTCTTTTTGATTCAATAAGACACCGTTTGTTCTAGCGGGAAAAGTCCGAGAAttgatttctttctttttttttctaaaatgttttaaaaggtGGACATAATTTTGGGAGGATAGAAGATTCTATATAGTCTAAATTGGTGTATTCCAACTGCTTTCCACATCCTAATTCCGATATCTAAGCATCCTAAAAACGTGTCTTCCTATAGTGTCTCTTTGATTTCACCATCTTGTTCTTCACCTTATGGCATTCTCTATGTTCTAAGTGGTTTCTGATTTTTGGCTTGTTTCATATTGCTTTTGCGAAATGCCTAAAAACACAGAGAAATATTTCAGTTTTGACTCTTTCAATGGCAAATGTCCTTTAACATCATGATTCTGTATTTATTCttcaagttcttttttttttttggtaaacaAATCTTTCAATCTACAAACCTACAGCAAAAATCTGTGTTGCAGGTGTAACATCGAGaaataacaattaataaaatGTGATAACTAACAAGGTGTATATTTTGTGAGGAGTGTCTCTTGACTGGAAAAGTGTTGTGAGGTGAAGAAAAGATTTGAGATAAAAAGGACACCAGGAATAATCGACACCTGGCATTCATCTGAGACTCACTTTGAGGCAGTTTCCACCAAGGAAATCCCATTTTGTGTCTTAAGAATTTGtttgagaattttctcagctttccaaaacTGCCTGTTTTTTGGAAGATCgaatgaaaaaattgaagaaatatagTTAAAGCTTTGTCAAAGTCgatttttgtgattgattttggAATCTCAGATGATGCCCGAAATCCGTATGATGTGGAATGAAAAGTATTTGTTACAGGACTTTATGGTTCCGGCACAATGAAAGGGGGTTGATACCTGAAATTGTGACTAAAGAGGATCAATATAACAAAGAAAGGCAAAAAGGGGGTTTGATAGTGGGTGGGAAATGTTAGGGAGGGTCTTCAGATCAAACTCTAACCAAATTGATTCTCTAATATCAATGATTTAATGTTCATCATTGTCATAAAAGTTGTTATTGTACATTGTTTTGTGACTTGTCTCCATTTATATTCGAAGAATGGGATAAATCTCTAGCcaattgtttattttatctaagatttttatacttttaaatttcaaaactatattagaaataaattattatacgaggattttgactattcttttttttctttcttcgaaAAATACGTTATAACATGACCTGAGTTGGTCGagaagtaaattttgattttataagaacttctttttttaaaagattaaccTACTATCCtagtttcactttttatttggaaaataattagactttttttttattaatttctacattactttttttttctttaatctagACACAGAAACCACATAAATCCTAACGATAGGAAGATAGTAGTTTGGTTGAACGATGATGACAAAATACGTATGTTCTTTGAACTCATGAATTAAGGACAATATGGCTTGGTATCCGAAATCATcagcactaggggaaagtgcccatgctttacacggtcccaagctttataatgactaaatttttcgtatgtttttcaataaatgtgactcatctcttctatattttaaaaactaggggaaaatatcttgtttttaaaatattttgcgaaatcgtatttattcagagacataggaaaaatttggtcattgtaaagcttggaaccgtacaaagcatgggcactttcccctacattggtCTCGTACTGGTTTTGGCATATTTTTTTAGAGGTACAAAATACTGCACAGGATACTAAAATTACATgagatttatataaaaaatatccaTCGAGATTGTCTAAattaaaatacttaattttgACAGTTTGGTCTCTAAGTTTGAGGATTTATGATGTTATGTTATGGCAGTGTGTAAACCAATGTGCTGATAATTGCAGACTAACCAAAATGATGTGTTGGctttttggaagaaatttttttactgaatcgAAGAATtactcaaaaatactttcgaatGTTCAAATCGCATTTTACAGTAAATTTAGATTTTGGGAATCGCCTTCGAATGTCGCCCGAGACGGTGGCTCCATCTGTCTCATGTGCCCTTGTGACGTCATCTCGAACCTTCCGGTTGCATTTTGGCACCACTTTTGGCAGGGAAATCTAAAAGGGCGCTACAACTGCCCCATCCTCTACTTTAGTATTCGACGATTGCAGCTGGTCCGTCTTTTCTGCGTCACCAGCTACATTGTGTCCCGTGGTTGGCGCAAAGAGGGATGGATTACGAAGCAAAGGGTATAACATTTTGTCTTTTTTCGTTCACTTGATTTTGCTTTTTGGTTTTGGTTctcaacacaatttttttttccttaaatatttcttctaaatCTTTGACATTGCTTCGGTGTTTgttcatttaatttttgttttttaaattttcggcGGGATTTACCAGGATTttgtttgattttgtttttcaggGAATAGGACGGCAAGGTTTTCGAGGAATAAACGAAAAAGAAGAGACAAAAAAGAGGTGTATAAGTTAAAGAAAAATACAAgcgtttatctttttttttcaaactgagAACAAACACTGCTTTAggattgaaaatatatttggaATTTTTTGGTGGTGAGGATGACAGGTCATTTGTATCACCGCAATATTCAGTGCAAGGTTTGAAGTTTAAAcagacagttttttttaaacttggaTATGAAAAGTAATCAATTTGACATTTAGAATTGACATTGCTCCCGAAACGTCAAAAGTCAAGAGCTGAATATTGCGGCTGCTGATTGGGCATACGTTTTGGGAGTAAAAGATGTGAAGATATAGTGACACTCATCATAGAGATAGACTACGGGTTAATGGGCGAGTCTGATGTGGATGTTACCTGATAACGCTGGAAGCAGCATCGGCCGCAGCAGCTTTGGAGGAGACCAACAGTGCTGTTGGTAGAGTGGGCAGGACTGGCCATGGGAGAAGGTGAACCAGCTCTTTTTGGTGCTCCATTGTAAGGATTTTCGAGCTCTACGAACTCCCGATCCTGtgaacaattaaaaatattcaacatGGCGCACCCAAATATTTGATTACATTATAATGGCTACCGTGGTCTTTTCGAGACATCGCAAAAGATGGTGATGCTGCATCTCAAACATATCCTCTTCACGAGTGTTTTCATCCAATTCGATGCCACTCTCTTGGGCAGCCAGACGAGCTTCGGCAGCTTTCTTTTTGCTCACAAATGCAGCCCCGGATGACGCTTTGGCAATCCTGATGCGCGCCAAGCGGGCTTTCTGCAAAACAACGCATTTGTCAAACCATTGTAACAGTGAACTCAATGGTCCCTTCCTGAGCCGATAATTTTAGTTTGTAGTTGCCCGAAAAGCAACCAGAGACTTACCCTCTGGGCTTTTCGTTTATCTGCTCTCTGATTCTGATGGTAGATTCGACTGAAGTTGGATACGATGACAGGAACAGGCAGAGCAATGACAAGCACTCCGCTGAGTGAGCAGACGCCGCCAACGATCTTACCGGCGATCGTCTCGGGTACCATGTCACCATAACCGAGCGTCGTCATCGTGACGATAGTGTACCAGAAAGCGGCCGGAATGGAGGTGAAGTTTGTGCCATCGACATTTTTCTCCGCGTAGAACATCACCGTTGCGAAGATGATGATAGCCATAGCTAGCGAAAAGACCAGGAAACCCAACTCGCTGGCACAGGACTTCAGAGTGTAGCCCAAGATGCGCAGACCCTGTTGAATTTTCCATTATAACATTGGGAACATTTTCCCAATCATCCTACTTCAGGCCATAGACGTTCAAAGTGATTTAATATCAACAAAGTTACAGTGTGAAGTGTGTGAAAGGTGCTTTTTTTTGGGGAAACTTTCTCAGCTTTCCAGAGAAAGAAATTGTGGTCATGGATAGAggctttcatgaaatcaaacttCGAGCAGGATATTATGAGAAGAGCATGAATTCGGGAAAACCCCATGCATTTCcccaattttcacccgattttcCCGATttggggctttttggaaagcagAGAAAGTGTGCAGAAAGTGAGTAAGGTCGATGGGCCATCTCTACCTGTGAGTGGCGCGAGAATTTGAAGATGCGAAACACCCGGAAGACGCGCAGTGTGACAAATGCACCGGATACATCGTCGTTGTCCGTGATGCCGAGACCGATGTAATAGGGCAAGATAGCCACTACATCAATGATGGACATGACGCTGCGAACGAATTTGCAGCGATCGGGTGCGGCGAACAGACGTAGCAGGTACTCAGCTGTGAAGATCATGACGCATGCCGTGTCGAGGCAGAAGAAGACGATTTTGTAGCGTTCGCCGCAAGGAAGCGTACCGGCGTGCCCCGGACGCCGGCCGCATGGCACCGTCTCGACAACGTTCGCCATCACGGACACAGCGATAAAGAACCCGGTTACATAGTAAAACACCAGCGCGGCCGTCGAAGTGTGCGGATTTTCAAAAGCTCGCCACATCTTCTGACGAATGTTCGTCAGTTGTTGCAGATTGTGATCTCCATTCTCCGATAACTTGTCATCCATCAACCGTTCAGCATTCTCACGCTTCCTGTCACGGTAGTCCTCGTAGCAGCAGTCACCTAACATAGTGTTCAGGAGgaatatttttagttttgaacAGACAAACACTAAGTTTACGACAAACCTCCTCAGGTTTATCGTAATCAGGGTTACCAAATTTCAAACCTTTATTCTTTTGAATGAAACTTTCATATTGTGAAAGGATCATTTGAGGATAGAGGAACAAAAACGAAACTGTTATTTGTGTGAAATCTACTTGGTGCAATTATAGTTTACCAGTGTACCGTATAATTCGAGCACACATCAAGTACCTTTGATTTCTTAGTACTGATGGTCGTTTCGATCGTTTCGTTTTCTTTATGGTCTTTCGATGTAACGGTTCGTTTAGTTTTTATGCGCTTTTAACTCATAGTTCTACTATAAGTTGCACCAGGAGAGATTTCATCTTTACTCCAAATGACAGTTTATGCACTCCTTCCTTACTGCTGCACTATCAAAGTTCACCAAGTGACTCACCTATAACATCTGGTAGTATCCCGAAGAAGGCCAATTCCTCATCGTAGCTTGTGAGACACTCGTGCTTTGGATAGTGCAGCTTACCCGTGCGATAGTAGTTTAGGATGTGCCGGAAGATGTCCGGATCACGATCGAAGAAGTACTCACGAACTTCCTCATCGTAAAAGAATTCTCTCTCATTGGAGCCTACAACGAATGCAACTTTAGCAATCCGTCAAATTAGATCGTTGGCCTTATCAATGacaccaaaatcatcaaaatcgaacaAGAAATTTACGTAAGATCTGAGTTATTTTTCTTGTCCGATTTGGATGATTGGTAGTTCATTGGGAAAGGCCTAAGCTTGAGTAAGACCTAGGAGTGTGTCCGGATATTTCTCGAGGGTGTTGCGCCAGGTTTCGAATCGCCGTCCCGAGACGTTGATGATGAGTTTCTCGTCATCGGATTTGCGGCGATCCTTGGGGATGGGCGGCGGGGGCAGGGGGTGAGTGGCAATGGGTACCCACCCGATGGCCGCCGCCCTGGCGAAGGGAAGCCAAGCGGCGACCGAGGCCATGCTGTGCGGGGGAATTTTCTAATCCACTCACTAGTCCTCCCTCTCCTGGCTACGCCCGCGGCTCCGGCTCACTGGCACCTACATATGGAAATTTACTATATGCCgttactttatttaaaatgaacaaaaaaaaaagaaatctgacAGTATGACCAAATTTGCGCATGAAAGTGGGCTATCTCTTTTGAAAGCAGAATGATTGATTGTTTGTggcagaaaatcaattttcaaagaaGTTCTCTTCTCAAAGAGCATCCTTATTTTCAAGAGGTCACTTGAAATAAGAACATGACTGAacacattgaaagaattctgctGCGGTGGAAGGAGTGTTCAACAGGGTGTGAGAACCTTTTCCAGATCAGATATATGGAGCACGATGAGGAGTTTCGGTACGACTATTCATGGGTTGTACACCTCTGATTTAGACACATCAAAATAATGTTTATCTGTgatttttcctctattttgagCGAAATTATAGGCATTTAATTAGCGGGGGTGGGTATAAGGCATGAAAATATATTACCACTTGGGTCTgcaattaaactaaattaattacCACTGAAACACATAATCAATCGGAATCATATCCAAACTGGCAATTGATTtgaatttctggaggaaaattgtGAGGCTACGTGAGAAAATGATCTGGTCGTGAATTCGCCATTTTGCATGATTCTGTTGTGACTATACCTCACTACTATCAGAAAATCCGTTTTTAACAATATCACAGAATTAAGTCCTTTTGGGATAATTATGAACTCACTGGATGATGACCCTGGGAGCACCTCCTAGGGATCCATCTGCAATTCCTGGCAGTCCAGCATCTCTTTTGCAGTCAGGTCGTCTCCCGCCACGGTCTGCTGCACAGCACCTGAATGACCTACTGAAGTCTCTGTGTCCGTATGGGACGCTATGGCAGTTTTTCTAGCTGGATGATGCACTGGGGACAACTTTTTCAGCACCACTTTCTCTCACTGGATTTTTTTCCCGTAGAGAAAAACGCACCAGAGGATGGGGCGGACGAAAATAGAAGTAATTTATAGATTTTCCAACAGCGCAAACTCCCAATTTTTCCGCGCAACTGTCACGTGTTGCGGGGCATCTCGCGGGAAAATTCCTCCTGTGTCGGTTCCATTCAAATTAAATTGGAAATTTGTTAGTACTTTTATGCATACAACGATATTTCTAAAGCTCATCTTATATAATGAAAAGAATACTTCTTGAAGAATGCTCCTTTTCCATGCAATCTTCATCATGCGTAGCGACCTTGCTGGATATAAGATTTTCAGATTTCTCGATGGTCTGTCGTATTGTTTAGGTAACTTTACACCAATttataatttctataaaataataAGAGTGTGATGGAGAAAAACTGCGCCACAAgagtaagaaaaatttatacTTCATTATACTATTTTTACCGCAGCTTGATTACATTTAAATCCAATAAATTGTTTTAGAGATGCGCTTTTTTCGATTTAAATGATGCGGACCTCGCGGAATACTAAATTCGACCCATTGGATCAGCAATATGTATTTGAATAAATAGAGTTGTTTAAAGTTTCTTGTACATTGCATTTGTTAttgttgaaaaaattataaCCAGTCTGAATTGATTTATAAGAGCCTATAAAACTTTTCCAAACTACAAACTTCTCATCactttgagagcaattttcaaagcacaggggcccatcaagcataataaaaagtgaagatatttttcacttttccttgtaaaaaaattgcagctattgcaccgcgacttaaacaaatttgctcgtagttcttgcattatttcggcgagcattaagaaatatgtatttttagatagcttttaatgcacaatttcgtaatatatcagacttataagtcaaatctctttaggaaaaaacttgccaatagtcatcagtgcctttatgcaaaaacgtatggaaaaatgaaatgacgAGAGGTCCCTATTCTGATATTATCTttaacaatttccttcaaaacaaaaaaaaatcaaatttattggtAGAAATTGGTTGGAATATGTTAAGGAATCAatgacctttcaaataaatctagttttttttaaatcgcttaaaaaattaacaatgcAGTGCCTTTTTAATATGTGACCTAGAAAAACTGTAAAAATGCAATGTAGttgactctcgctaattcggttcttttgAGATCGGTATACATTTTAATTCGGACGGtagctaaatttaaaaaaaaaaatcttaatatttttaagtttGGTTACGAATACgattgtaattaattaaacaaattaaatcaaatttaatcaaattttttatGGGGTTTATTATTTAGCTTTAATTTTACaggaataaaaagaatttacaCTAattagatgaacaaaaaatcgttacatttAAACTCTTTCACATTCGAATTTATATGTAATTTAGGTAAAAGCGTGTTTTTGGTCAATGAAATGGAttcagaaggggaattctgtaacagtgtgacaatgtcatatgacaaatttgcgTAGTACATTCAAAAGCAGGATAACGTTAGAGtccagtgagcatcgaatggccattgcaaggaactctatgaagcttttagtaactaATATAAGTCGGATTTATGGTTAATGCTTTCGGATTtactatataaaaaaatttaaatttatcacaTGACATGACATTGttatattgttacagaatttccctacaggAACAGATACACGGTGATGATCTTTGTACTTTCTTCTCCTTTCATCTCTCATACAACGTTTTAGAAGCAGATATCCTCCTTTCTCAGGTACAGAAAATCCTGGGAAAGGAATGTCACAATTTTTTGTTGGCACATCTTGCACTACAGACGTGTCCTGATTCCATTCTCTTTCCCACCAAGAATGAGTTTACACTCAGTCATGGTTCCGTACTCATTCTTAGTGGGAAAGGGAATGGAAGAGTTACTGGAGACGTCTGTAGTGCAAATTGTGGTAACgaaaaattgtgatatttttcACCCGAATTTTCCATACCGGAGAAAGGAAAAAATCTTCCTCCAAAACGTT
Proteins encoded in this window:
- the LOC129804819 gene encoding potassium voltage-gated channel protein Shal isoform X1 — its product is MASVAAWLPFARAAAIGWVPIATHPLPPPPIPKDRRKSDDEKLIINVSGRRFETWRNTLEKYPDTLLGSNEREFFYDEEVREYFFDRDPDIFRHILNYYRTGKLHYPKHECLTSYDEELAFFGILPDVIGDCCYEDYRDRKRENAERLMDDKLSENGDHNLQQLTNIRQKMWRAFENPHTSTAALVFYYVTGFFIAVSVMANVVETVPCGRRPGHAGTLPCGERYKIVFFCLDTACVMIFTAEYLLRLFAAPDRCKFVRSVMSIIDVVAILPYYIGLGITDNDDVSGAFVTLRVFRVFRIFKFSRHSQGLRILGYTLKSCASELGFLVFSLAMAIIIFATVMFYAEKNVDGTNFTSIPAAFWYTIVTMTTLGYGDMVPETIAGKIVGGVCSLSGVLVIALPVPVIVSNFSRIYHQNQRADKRKAQRKARLARIRIAKASSGAAFVSKKKAAEARLAAQESGIELDENTREEDMFEMQHHHLLRCLEKTTDREFVELENPYNGAPKRAGSPSPMASPAHSTNSTVGLLQSCCGRCCFQRYQAFRKSNMKQAKNQKPLRT
- the LOC129804819 gene encoding potassium voltage-gated channel protein Shal isoform X4 codes for the protein MASVAAWLPFARAAAIGWVPIATHPLPPPPIPKDRRKSDDEKLIINVSGRRFETWRNTLEKYPDTLLGSNEREFFYDEEVREYFFDRDPDIFRHILNYYRTGKLHYPKHECLTSYDEELAFFGILPDVIGDCCYEDYRDRKRENAERLMDDKLSENGDHNLQQLTNIRQKMWRAFENPHTSTAALVFYYVTGFFIAVSVMANVVETVPCGRRPGHAGTLPCGERYKIVFFCLDTACVMIFTAEYLLRLFAAPDRCKFVRSVMSIIDVVAILPYYIGLGITDNDDVSGAFVTLRVFRVFRIFKFSRHSQGLRILGYTLKSCASELGFLVFSLAMAIIIFATVMFYAEKNVDGTNFTSIPAAFWYTIVTMTTLGYGDMVPETIAGKIVGGVCSLSGVLVIALPVPVIVSNFSRIYHQNQRADKRKAQRKARLARIRIAKASSGAAFVSKKKAAEARLAAQESGIELDENTREEDMFEMQHHHLLRCLEKTTDREFVELENPYNGAPKRAGSPSPMASPAHSTNSTVGLLQSCCGRCCFQRYQAVLES
- the LOC129804819 gene encoding potassium voltage-gated channel protein Shal isoform X2 gives rise to the protein MASVAAWLPFARAAAIGWVPIATHPLPPPPIPKDRRKSDDEKLIINVSGRRFETWRNTLEKYPDTLLGSNEREFFYDEEVREYFFDRDPDIFRHILNYYRTGKLHYPKHECLTSYDEELAFFGILPDVIGDCCYEDYRDRKRENAERLMDDKLSENGDHNLQQLTNIRQKMWRAFENPHTSTAALVFYYVTGFFIAVSVMANVVETVPCGRRPGHAGTLPCGERYKIVFFCLDTACVMIFTAEYLLRLFAAPDRCKFVRSVMSIIDVVAILPYYIGLGITDNDDVSGAFVTLRVFRVFRIFKFSRHSQGLRILGYTLKSCASELGFLVFSLAMAIIIFATVMFYAEKNVDGTNFTSIPAAFWYTIVTMTTLGYGDMVPETIAGKIVGGVCSLSGVLVIALPVPVIVSNFSRIYHQNQRADKRKAQRKARLARIRIAKASSGAAFVSKKKAAEARLAAQESGIELDENTREEDMFEMQHHHLLRCLEKTTDREFVELENPYNGAPKRAGSPSPMASPAHSTNSTVGLLQSCCGRCCFQRYQLVTQKRRTSCNRRILK
- the LOC129804819 gene encoding potassium voltage-gated channel protein Shal isoform X3; the encoded protein is MASVAAWLPFARAAAIGWVPIATHPLPPPPIPKDRRKSDDEKLIINVSGRRFETWRNTLEKYPDTLLGSNEREFFYDEEVREYFFDRDPDIFRHILNYYRTGKLHYPKHECLTSYDEELAFFGILPDVIGDCCYEDYRDRKRENAERLMDDKLSENGDHNLQQLTNIRQKMWRAFENPHTSTAALVFYYVTGFFIAVSVMANVVETVPCGRRPGHAGTLPCGERYKIVFFCLDTACVMIFTAEYLLRLFAAPDRCKFVRSVMSIIDVVAILPYYIGLGITDNDDVSGAFVTLRVFRVFRIFKFSRHSQGLRILGYTLKSCASELGFLVFSLAMAIIIFATVMFYAEKNVDGTNFTSIPAAFWYTIVTMTTLGYGDMVPETIAGKIVGGVCSLSGVLVIALPVPVIVSNFSRIYHQNQRADKRKAQRKARLARIRIAKASSGAAFVSKKKAAEARLAAQESGIELDENTREEDMFEMQHHHLLRCLEKTTDREFVELENPYNGAPKRAGSPSPMASPAHSTNSTVGLLQSCCGRCCFQRYQQCQRFRRNI